The Solibacillus sp. FSL R7-0682 genome includes a window with the following:
- the mnmG gene encoding tRNA uridine-5-carboxymethylaminomethyl(34) synthesis enzyme MnmG: MPTQYEAGNYDVIVVGSGHAGVEAAYAAAKTGAKTLMLTINLELIAFMPCNPSVGGPAKGIVVREIDALGGLMGRVIDKTHIQMRMLNTAKGPAVRALRAQADKQLYQREMKRLLEEEQNLQIRQAMVEELIIEEGEVKGVITQVGAIYRADAVVLTTGTFLRGEIIIGDLKYSSGPNNQQPSIKLADNLKDLGFNMVRFKTGTPPRVNSRTIDYSKTEIQPGDEEPRAFSYETTEYITDQLPCWLTYTSEQTHDIINANLHLSPMFSGMIKGTGPRYCPSIEDKITRFADKPRHQIFLEPEGRDTQEVYVQGFSTSLPEHVQREMVASIPGLENAEIMRAGYAIEYDAIVPTQLWPTLETKAIKGLYTAGQLNGTSGYEEAAGQGLMAGINAGLKVQGKEEIILSRSDAYIGVLIDDLVTKGTNEPYRLLTSRAEYRLLLRHDNADLRLTDVGYKVGLISEERYAHFTKKRQQVEGEITRLREIIVKPNEKTQELVRSVGGAELKDGIRASDFVKRTEMTYDLVASLIEPTVEPLSEEVCEQVEIQLKYEGYIQKALQQVEKLKKMEDKKIPENIDYDAIGSLASEALQKLKQVRPLSIAQASRISGVNPADISILLVYIEQGKIAKITTN; the protein is encoded by the coding sequence ATGCCAACACAATATGAGGCAGGTAATTATGATGTAATTGTTGTCGGTTCTGGTCACGCGGGGGTAGAAGCAGCTTATGCCGCTGCCAAAACGGGTGCAAAAACATTAATGCTAACAATCAACTTAGAGTTAATTGCGTTCATGCCATGTAACCCATCGGTAGGCGGTCCTGCAAAAGGAATCGTTGTACGTGAAATCGATGCATTAGGCGGTTTAATGGGACGTGTGATCGATAAAACGCATATTCAAATGCGTATGTTAAATACAGCGAAAGGTCCTGCAGTACGTGCATTACGTGCGCAAGCGGATAAGCAACTGTATCAACGTGAAATGAAACGCTTGTTAGAAGAAGAGCAAAATCTTCAAATTCGACAAGCTATGGTAGAAGAGTTAATTATTGAAGAAGGCGAAGTAAAGGGTGTTATTACACAAGTTGGTGCGATTTATCGCGCGGATGCCGTTGTTTTAACAACAGGTACATTCCTACGTGGGGAAATCATTATTGGAGACTTAAAGTATTCATCAGGTCCAAATAACCAACAACCATCGATTAAATTAGCCGATAACTTAAAAGACTTAGGCTTTAATATGGTGCGCTTTAAAACGGGGACACCTCCACGTGTGAATAGCCGTACAATTGATTATTCAAAAACGGAAATTCAACCTGGGGATGAAGAACCACGCGCATTTAGTTATGAAACAACGGAATATATTACAGATCAGCTACCTTGCTGGTTAACATATACGAGTGAACAAACTCACGATATTATTAATGCGAACTTGCACCTTTCACCAATGTTCTCAGGTATGATTAAAGGTACAGGACCACGTTATTGCCCATCCATTGAGGATAAAATTACGCGTTTCGCAGATAAACCAAGACACCAAATTTTCCTTGAGCCAGAGGGACGTGATACACAAGAAGTATATGTACAAGGTTTCTCGACTTCCTTACCAGAGCATGTACAACGTGAAATGGTTGCTTCAATTCCAGGTTTAGAAAACGCAGAAATTATGCGTGCTGGTTATGCTATTGAGTATGATGCAATCGTTCCAACGCAATTGTGGCCAACGCTAGAGACAAAGGCTATTAAAGGTCTTTATACAGCAGGTCAGTTAAATGGTACATCTGGTTATGAAGAAGCAGCTGGTCAAGGGTTAATGGCAGGTATAAACGCAGGGTTGAAAGTACAAGGGAAAGAAGAAATTATCCTTTCTCGTTCAGATGCATACATCGGTGTATTAATTGATGATTTAGTAACGAAGGGGACAAATGAGCCGTATCGCTTATTAACATCTCGTGCAGAATATCGATTATTACTACGCCACGACAATGCGGATTTACGTTTAACAGATGTTGGGTATAAAGTAGGCTTAATTTCTGAAGAGCGCTACGCTCACTTTACGAAAAAACGTCAGCAAGTGGAAGGTGAAATTACACGTTTGCGCGAAATTATTGTTAAGCCAAATGAAAAAACACAAGAATTAGTCCGTTCAGTAGGTGGTGCAGAATTAAAAGATGGCATTCGTGCATCTGATTTTGTAAAACGTACAGAAATGACATATGACCTAGTGGCAAGTTTAATTGAACCGACAGTAGAGCCTTTAAGTGAAGAAGTATGTGAACAAGTTGAAATTCAATTAAAGTATGAGGGCTATATTCAAAAGGCGTTACAGCAAGTTGAAAAGTTAAAGAAAATGGAAGATAAAAAAATCCCAGAAAACATCGACTATGATGCAATTGGTAGTTTAGCTTCTGAAGCATTGCAAAAGCTAAAACAAGTTCGTCCACTTTCTATTGCTCAGGCTTCTCGTATTTCGGGTGTAAATCCTGCTGATATTTCAATCTTACTTGTCTATATTGAGCAAGGAAAAATTGCTAAAATTACTACGAACTAA